In Tamandua tetradactyla isolate mTamTet1 chromosome 7, mTamTet1.pri, whole genome shotgun sequence, the following are encoded in one genomic region:
- the ECHDC3 gene encoding enoyl-CoA hydratase domain-containing protein 3, mitochondrial yields the protein MAAWAGFRVCGASQPWLRLRGWAPRAAGLCSGAGAGRLEADVRPTRARQRDGIRNIVLSNPEKRNALSLAMLKSLQSDLLHEAESKELKVIIISAEGPVFSSGHDLKELTDEQGQAYQAEVFQTCSEVMMLIQSHPVPVVAMVNGLATAAGCQLVASCDIAVASDRSSFATPGVNIGAFCSTPAVALGRAVPRKVALEMLFTGEPISAQEALRHGLLSKVVPVEQLEEETMKIARKIASLSRPVISLGKATFYKQISQDLRTAYCLASQTMVDSLALHDAQEGIQAFIQKRKPIWSH from the exons ATGGCTGCGTGGGCGGGTTTTCGGGTCTGCGGGGCGTCGCAGCCCTGGCTCCGGCTCCGCGGGTGGGCTCCGCGCGCCGCAGGCCTCTGCagcggggccggggccgggcggCTCGAGGCGGATGTGCGGCCCACGCGCGCGCGGCAGCGGGACGGCATCAG GAACATTGTCTTGAGCAATCCAGAGAAGAGGAATGCATTGTCACTTGCTATGCTGAAATCTCTCCAAAGTGACCTTCTTcatgaagctgaaagcaaagagcTGAAAGTCAttataatttcag CTGAGGGacctgtattttcttctgggCATGATTTAAAGGAACTGACAGATGAACAAGGCCAGGCTTATCAGGCAGAAGTATTTCAAACTTGTTCTGAG GTCATGATGCTGATCCAGAGCCACCCAGTCCCCGTCGTCGCCATGGTGAACGGCCTGGCCACCGCCGCCGGCTGCCAGCTGGTCGCCAGCTGCGACATAGCGGTGGCCAGTGACAGATCCTCCTTCGCCACCCCTGGAGTGAACATCGGAGCCTTCTGTTCCACCCCCGCCGTCGCCCTGGGGAGGGCAGTGCCGAGAAAG GTTGCCTTAGAAATGCTTTTCACTGGAGAACCCATTTCGGCTCAGGAGGCCTTGCGCCATGGGCTGCTCAGTAAAGTGGTACCCGTGGAGCAACTGGAGGAAGAGACCATGAAGATTGCAAGGAAGATTGCCTCCTTGAGCCGCCCGGTGATATCTCTGGGCAAAGCTACTTTCTACAAGCAGATCTCCCAGGACCTTAGAACAGCCTACTGCCTTGCCTCCCAGACCATGGTAGACAGCCTGGCCCTCCACGATGCACAGGAGGGGATCCAAGCCTTCATCCAGAAGAGAAAACCCATATGGTCACATTGA